A single region of the Candidatus Dadabacteria bacterium genome encodes:
- a CDS encoding MSMEG_0568 family radical SAM protein, producing the protein MDSTTLKVELQSYGLRIPDSKNIRRGGAGPTGGIHLRILPDTDANVPVVGDFVESSPYHLDKINGEDWIFRDEVALVQVELMGNGRFYDHKTSSGVPMQKIGLLHCPTTFATTLLQTCDFWKDERRCQFCGIELTLKDRSTVGFKNAKALVETIQLAKELDGISNIVFTSGVAPDEEKALEKYAEICSEVKKHTGLPIQLQIVPPEDLGWLQKLKSSGVDALGVHIETFDPDIFEKITPGKAMIGLDRYIETWKEGVRVFGRWAVSTYILVGLGERLETVIEGAEICAEIGVYPFIVPFRPIAGTPMENVRPPAAEVMEYVYSEAAKVLARYEGGSKSGLAGCVSCGECSVLPDFERLHESKTVRFKKFKKSIPIN; encoded by the coding sequence ATGGATTCTACAACCCTTAAGGTAGAGTTGCAGAGTTACGGTCTGAGAATTCCCGATTCTAAGAATATCAGGCGAGGGGGAGCCGGTCCCACGGGAGGAATTCATCTCAGGATCCTTCCCGATACCGACGCGAATGTCCCGGTTGTCGGCGATTTCGTAGAATCATCGCCTTATCATCTTGACAAGATAAACGGCGAGGACTGGATTTTCCGGGATGAAGTGGCCTTGGTGCAGGTTGAGCTTATGGGCAACGGGAGGTTTTACGACCATAAAACCTCAAGCGGAGTGCCCATGCAGAAAATCGGACTTCTGCACTGCCCGACCACTTTTGCAACTACTCTCCTTCAGACCTGTGATTTCTGGAAGGACGAGAGAAGGTGCCAGTTCTGCGGAATAGAGCTTACTCTTAAGGACAGAAGTACCGTCGGATTCAAAAACGCAAAAGCACTTGTTGAGACAATTCAACTCGCAAAGGAGCTCGACGGCATTTCCAACATTGTTTTCACTTCCGGCGTTGCGCCTGATGAGGAAAAAGCGCTTGAAAAATACGCCGAGATATGTTCCGAGGTTAAAAAACATACCGGGCTTCCGATTCAGCTCCAGATTGTTCCCCCTGAAGACCTGGGCTGGCTGCAGAAGCTGAAGTCTTCAGGGGTGGACGCTCTCGGAGTCCATATCGAAACGTTCGACCCGGATATATTCGAAAAAATAACCCCGGGCAAGGCCATGATAGGACTCGACAGATACATAGAGACCTGGAAAGAGGGCGTCAGGGTTTTCGGAAGATGGGCGGTAAGCACCTATATACTGGTCGGTCTCGGCGAGAGACTGGAAACGGTTATCGAAGGCGCCGAGATTTGCGCCGAGATAGGAGTTTACCCCTTCATAGTGCCTTTCAGGCCTATCGCGGGCACCCCGATGGAAAACGTAAGGCCGCCTGCGGCCGAAGTTATGGAATACGTGTATTCCGAAGCCGCTAAGGTCCTCGCCAGATACGAGGGAGGATCTAAAAGCGGTTTAGCCGGCTGCGTAAGTTGCGGAGAATGTTCCGTGCTTCCCGATTTTGAAAGACTGCACGAGTCAAAGACGGTAAGGTTTAAGAAATTTAAGAAATCGATCCCGATAAATTGA
- a CDS encoding FAD-dependent oxidoreductase encodes MSQEKLKFVIIGGGAGGISAASTARGLADPDSSVTLFTEYEDVAYSPCGIPFVHGREIPDFKNLFLQTAEHYTGIGIDIKYNTKVTGIDLDKKVVAVGSEEFPWDRLIIATGFEYGNPEIPGINLDGVHYVKNIRRAMEFDKQLDSIKKIAVLSASPLGIEMAGNLAQRGIETHLVDEGGWLMSEVADPDIMEPVQENFEELGVNMHFGTKVHEIRGQDGKVKSLVTSKGEIECEVVIVATHKVPNNTLSREAGIKLGSTGGVLVDDHMRTSVEGVYAAGDCAEVVHGVTEIPIQGLSGSHAYSQGRTAGANAAGDDRAYDPVYVPWGMVGGKIQIGGVSLGETLHKALGIPHVVAFSQGISRARYYPGVTRMRVKLIADPETHRVLGAQMAGGEGIKERADFLAFSIKRRATLEDFAWMENVYSPPIGALMEPIALAAQAGLAKLAGG; translated from the coding sequence ATGAGTCAAGAGAAACTGAAATTTGTCATAATAGGCGGAGGAGCGGGCGGCATCTCCGCGGCTTCCACAGCGAGGGGTCTCGCCGACCCTGATTCATCCGTTACGCTCTTTACCGAGTATGAAGACGTAGCCTACAGTCCCTGTGGCATCCCCTTTGTCCACGGCAGGGAAATTCCAGATTTCAAGAATCTTTTTCTTCAAACCGCCGAGCACTACACCGGTATCGGAATTGACATCAAATACAACACGAAAGTAACGGGGATAGACCTTGATAAAAAGGTCGTGGCGGTTGGTTCCGAGGAATTTCCGTGGGACCGGCTTATAATCGCCACTGGATTCGAATACGGAAATCCCGAGATCCCGGGAATCAATCTTGACGGCGTTCATTACGTGAAGAACATACGAAGGGCCATGGAATTCGACAAGCAGCTTGACAGCATAAAGAAAATCGCCGTGTTATCCGCCTCTCCTCTTGGTATTGAGATGGCGGGCAACCTGGCGCAAAGAGGAATTGAGACCCATCTCGTGGACGAAGGCGGCTGGCTTATGTCCGAGGTGGCAGACCCGGATATCATGGAGCCGGTACAGGAGAACTTTGAAGAACTGGGCGTTAACATGCACTTCGGAACCAAGGTCCACGAAATAAGAGGCCAGGACGGCAAGGTGAAATCCCTGGTTACGTCAAAGGGTGAAATAGAGTGTGAAGTCGTTATAGTCGCTACTCACAAGGTACCGAACAACACTCTTTCCCGGGAAGCGGGGATAAAACTCGGATCTACCGGAGGAGTCCTGGTTGATGACCACATGAGAACCAGCGTCGAGGGCGTCTACGCCGCCGGTGACTGCGCCGAGGTGGTGCACGGAGTCACGGAAATTCCCATTCAAGGGCTCTCCGGAAGCCACGCTTACTCCCAGGGAAGAACAGCCGGGGCGAATGCCGCGGGAGATGACCGCGCGTACGACCCCGTGTACGTGCCCTGGGGCATGGTGGGCGGAAAGATACAGATCGGCGGGGTATCTCTCGGCGAAACGCTCCACAAGGCTCTCGGAATACCTCACGTCGTCGCTTTCTCACAAGGGATATCCAGAGCCAGGTACTACCCCGGAGTAACAAGAATGAGAGTGAAACTCATTGCAGACCCCGAAACCCACAGGGTTCTGGGCGCCCAGATGGCCGGGGGGGAAGGAATAAAGGAAAGAGCCGATTTTCTCGCTTTTTCAATCAAGCGCAGAGCTACGCTCGAAGATTTCGCATGGATGGAAAACGTGTATTCACCCCCGATAGGAGCCTTGATGGAGCCTATCGCCCTGGCGGCACAGGCGGGGTTGGCCAAACTGGCCGGCGGGTAA